One genomic segment of Misgurnus anguillicaudatus chromosome 25, ASM2758022v2, whole genome shotgun sequence includes these proteins:
- the LOC129425382 gene encoding chymotrypsin-like protease CTRL-1 produces the protein MRMRFNKVLCVAGVVLLNLAGSFCQLDVCGQAPFNTKIYGGGDATAGSWPWHVGIGDFGCGGSLINKDWVLSSASCLSRTPTSDVFIQLGRRTRYDPDPHQINRTIINVISHPDYNPVTEDNNIALFQLSSSVDFTDYIRPVCLAAAGSVLDEGLSSWATGWGYTANSGLPNILQEVEIPIVSNQNCSVAYNGSGVTITDNMLCAGQLNDVFKGQCEDDNGGPLVSKQGSQWIQTGVIIMTNACLHKNIPGVFTRVSQYQDWINSHISNEKPGFVTVPYSTPTPDPNPTPDPYPYIPDIFSGSSPSLQLFPLSLTFSIFSLIFCFFI, from the exons ATGAGAATGAGGTTTAACAAAGTTTTGTGTGTTGCTGGTGTCGTTCTTCTCAATCTAGCAG GCTCTTTTTGTCAGCTAGATG TTTGTGGGCAAGCCCCCTTTAACACAAAGATTTATGGAGGGGGCGATGCAACCGCAGGGTCTTGGCCCTGGCACGTAGGCATTGGTGATTTTGGGTGTGGTGGGAGTCTCATTAATAAAGACTGGGTTTTGTCTTCAGCTTCCTGCCTCAGTAGAACGCCCACGTCAGACGTTTTCATCCAATTGGGACGTCGGACCCGGTACGACCCAGACCCACATCAGATAAACAGAACAATAATTAATGTCATCAGTCATCCTGACTATAACCCAGTCACTGAAGACAATAACATAGCGCTGTTTCAGCTCTCATCTTCTGTGGATTTCACCGATTATATTCGACCGGTCTGTCTGGCTGCTGCTGGTAGTGTACTTGATGAAGGACTTTCAAGTTGGGCCACAGGATGGGGGTATACGGCGA ACAGCGGACTTCCTAACATATTGCAGGAGGTGGAGATTCCAATTGTAAGCAACCAGAACTGCAGTGTTGCCTATAATGGAAGTGGTGTCACTATCACAGACAACATGCTGTGTGCTGGACAGTTAAATGATGTTTTTAAAGGTCAATGTGAG GATGATAATGGAGGACCACTGGTCAGTAAACAGGGATCACAGTGGATTCAGACTGGAGTTATTATTATGACTAATGCATGTTTACATAAAAACATCCCCGGTGTGTTCACCAGAGTCTCTCAATATCAAGACTGGATCAACTCTCACATATCCAACGAAAAGCCTGGATTTGTTACAGTCCCCTATTCCACTCCAACTCCTGATCCCAATCCCACTCCTGATCCCTATCCTTATATTCCTGATATCTTCAGTGGAAGTTCACCCAGTCTTCAGTTATTTCCTCTTTCTCTCACATTCTCCATCTTCTCTCTCATCTTCtgtttctttatttaa
- the LOC129425381 gene encoding serine protease 27-like encodes MRFNTVLCVAGVLLLNLAGSFCQLDVCGRAPFNTKIIGGGNATAGSWPWHVGITLPGIPIFLCDGSLINKDWVLSSATCINKMHTSVDQIVIYLGRRSQFEPDPHQINRTVISIINHPDYNPVTEDNNIALAQLSSSVDFTDYIRPVCLAAAGSVLDEGLSSWATGWGLKDGK; translated from the exons ATGAGGTTTAACACAGTTCTGTGTGTTGCTGGCGTCTTACTTCTCAATCTAGCAG GCTCTTTTTGTCAGCTAGATG TTTGTGGTCGAGCCCCCTTTAACACAAAGATTATTGGAGGGGGCAATGCAACAGCAGGGTCTTGGCCCTGGCACGTGGGGATTACCTTACCTGGAATACCAATTTTTCTGTGTGATGGGAGTCTCATTAATAAAGACTGGGTTTTGTCATCAGCTACCTGCATCAATAA GATGCACACATCAGTAGATCAGATTGTGATCTACTTGGGACGTCGGAGCCAGTTTGAGCCAGACCCACATCAGATAAACAGAACAGTAATTAGTATCATCAATCATCCTGACTATAACCCAGTCACTGAAGACAATAACATAGCGCTGGCTCAGCTCTCATCTTCTGTGGATTTCACCGATTATATTCGACCGGTCTGTCTGGCTGCTGCTGGTAGTGTACTTGATGAAGGACTTTCAAGTTGGGCCACAGGATGGGGGCTAAAGGATGGTAAGTGA